One region of Corynebacterium capitovis DSM 44611 genomic DNA includes:
- a CDS encoding GDSL-type esterase/lipase family protein: MNITSSRVVAAAAAALVILAPAPPAAQAEEPGTLVNIGDSIASDPVVTDWLPYARRIPTAASEASPIGCPTGPNTYGKQVAAGLGLVELDYSCTGMAATKPENEDLAETADTAIADGALSANTRRVLVTIGANDAYDARYNPAAWNVEAFVQAAAVSVEKIKAAAPNARVQIIGYPTIADGDDVCPIHVIPSQFVASPAVSIPQVRAAENIAQDMQKQLAQRTGVEFVDMKPSTVANGMCAPDGQRQFAGVIDTTGPGNNLPFHANAAGHAHIAEVILRS; the protein is encoded by the coding sequence ATGAACATCACCTCTTCTCGCGTCGTCGCCGCGGCTGCTGCGGCACTGGTTATCCTCGCCCCCGCACCTCCCGCCGCGCAGGCGGAGGAGCCGGGCACGCTCGTCAACATTGGAGACTCCATCGCGTCCGATCCCGTCGTGACCGATTGGCTGCCCTACGCGCGGAGGATTCCTACGGCGGCGAGTGAGGCGTCGCCAATCGGCTGCCCGACGGGCCCGAACACGTACGGCAAACAGGTTGCCGCGGGCTTGGGGCTGGTGGAACTCGATTACTCGTGCACCGGCATGGCCGCCACGAAGCCGGAGAACGAGGACTTGGCGGAGACGGCGGATACCGCGATCGCGGACGGCGCGCTGAGCGCAAACACCCGCCGCGTGCTGGTGACCATCGGCGCGAACGATGCCTACGACGCGAGATACAACCCGGCAGCGTGGAACGTGGAGGCGTTTGTGCAGGCGGCGGCGGTATCGGTCGAGAAGATTAAGGCTGCTGCCCCCAACGCGCGGGTGCAGATTATCGGGTATCCCACGATCGCGGACGGCGATGACGTGTGCCCGATCCACGTCATCCCCAGCCAGTTTGTAGCCTCGCCCGCGGTGTCGATTCCGCAGGTGCGCGCGGCGGAGAACATCGCTCAGGACATGCAGAAGCAGCTAGCGCAGCGCACCGGCGTGGAGTTTGTGGACATGAAGCCGTCCACGGTGGCAAATGGGATGTGCGCACCCGACGGGCAGCGGCAGTTCGCCGGCGTGATCGACACGACGGGGCCGGGCAACAACCTGCCGTTCCACGCCAACGCCGCGGGGCACGCGCATATCGCGGAGGTTATTCTGCGCAGCTGA
- a CDS encoding DUF5979 domain-containing protein, translating to MSFLVALALVAVPSNPPASQAQATVPSASSWNMTDCSYRSGDLAKPYAGNTCWLSFTQAELTSGSVVTKTIGPYTLKMKLSVVNYGGDKGTFITQSDRVTTDSAFGDAATSQRVFSRNSGDAKTPIIVKSTANPNRTRYLELLAEDISLTKKGQEQDFGMVFADGEATAQNGSVGELLSILSDGSNGPYSRITPSGYQDACTGNYKNDTVFGPGNVVKPIEWPDAVAGPKSFACRIPGAIHDPPERPGTWVYETRNPTQVRVGLGGYSSSVQAFVMGINMSRVALPQQPVKVDNQDLENAATRQKTTFDPAGMSVYLRQGTVDTPIPVTEGNTAGVIRAGSPGAYTDSVVYRSAAAGDQKALALDRYIPMWTCTLTDGGGSGTSHTFTSGSEPSELPVKVNNNKSEGWSEVVVTDPSGRSPSCSVEWKSRFSPAQLQLNKTVDGSAQNFSALQLRSFDLQYSCTDITVSDTRFSTAYPTVALTKTVTLQRGQSSTVNTLPLGAQCTVTETTASNAPPPGSNLDLQWNPSSTPTSAPSNPNQGNNSYTVRVGTTNKVNAYNRYDYATGSLTISKETVGAPVDDGFNLSPYKFELICSATNLGRQEVSLTLTRTGTSVGGSVRVDNVPVGQDCAVRPLTDLTEQQKEQVRFDGRVVTFGGVTVQPDANAYHFTLPARQGATGELHFRTSYSYNLRDITLTKAYDGTAANSADLAGLTFNVNYKCTTPANRALTGAVTVTTATAATIKDIPVGSACYMWEDTPADTTNTRFVGARFQASDNADSATVVQNSHGQTTKLLTVRATSGSDRNSALLTNTFDYRLGTVSVQKIVNSGGVVGTLPSTFTMRYNCGTRNVGNSAISLQGTFTVTGGGSTTLTSTNAAVNDQGGAMGVPYGNTCKFEEDQPTLPGGVRWSSNVQSASVVVSSATNSATVTNTFTPVGDGLTVTQHMGGETYLMPSDELSYSLSCTTPTGAIVAETVTPTNDKEFNVPATTLPKGSQCTIVETSTETSTRTNSNGDPFKISRAMTVTYSDGTNGTTAVPLGGVFTIGDHSTLSLTATYNYLNSTIKVTKNVVFDATEDLISEQRKQVQRDREYPATLSCILPDGSPGVSLKGTIKRGEVITQDNVPEGSTCSVSEDDTTTAVGITLTKSILVNDKEQATGNSAATFVAREGEDAVELVNTFTRRITSMTVQKVAVMPGNVREQYAASKQNLQDALYKHNFTLDCRDPETGDTAVLSTTTMQIKGEESVNFPRVPVGADCTITGDHFGSLKLTMTEDGTGDTLNAFLRPQSVDWVVDRTGGNSVFDQALKGEKTTSPAVLTVDDAAANHVVLTNHYGYEMAPVALQKTTTGRTEDLKLIGEDTRFNFAVQCKAIGYQTSSLSDGRYTIPSALGKSDFASSSSDDNSTWTYTSKNVPVPAGSLCRMQELLPTSSPQELQITGNPSVAEVRAPDPGTTDPQVFSFTNTVTRRTTPVRLVLREDGYLNGASAAGYTAKITCKTGGAGTIEKTFPRSEVTTGSLPTSNGAPSSDGIVNLPVGTDCTISYGDSPALAARGEVEVTAGNRRPFMRFARWENNNYYGGTSTLSDTPPSSVADKTYTYDFKVAPDAPSTADTLVIGASFFHPRATYDVAFTKKSEGEAGEGKTFTFDANCGSKNDEFTLTAGKTHKIQGVPVGSSCAVTETDDGNDKVNPVMSVTDTGAFIDAKVNAANDGDNSVSFTVLPTTKDDTSRSGDKWSLTALNRFPGMKVEKKIAGTPVSAVTGAVIDRAILPDNAAYMDITYTVTNNGAFDVSNIALKEESLIGRTVSAAPSGATPQALVGGNAERIALVADSGVVIGPDGLIPSSACSVVGASLKPSESVSCTVRVDISNEPKDKTFSYSGTVEATATANGASVQGGVEADAKYGALRLTGIIGALLPDTGQQTLVLLLLLGLLIFGYGAWRYLRRDDEVDPEHAAEGGRHEMR from the coding sequence TTGTCGTTTCTTGTCGCCCTCGCGCTCGTTGCGGTTCCTTCCAATCCTCCCGCCAGCCAGGCCCAGGCAACGGTCCCCTCCGCCAGCTCCTGGAACATGACGGACTGCTCCTACCGCAGCGGCGATCTGGCCAAGCCCTACGCGGGAAATACATGTTGGCTTAGCTTTACCCAGGCCGAGCTGACCAGTGGTTCAGTGGTGACCAAGACGATTGGCCCGTACACGCTGAAGATGAAGTTGTCCGTGGTCAACTACGGTGGAGACAAAGGCACGTTCATTACCCAGTCCGACCGCGTGACAACGGACTCCGCTTTCGGAGATGCCGCAACCAGTCAACGCGTGTTTTCACGCAACTCTGGGGACGCTAAAACCCCGATCATCGTGAAATCGACGGCAAACCCGAACCGGACGAGATATCTCGAGCTGCTCGCGGAGGATATCAGCCTGACCAAAAAAGGCCAGGAACAGGACTTCGGAATGGTCTTTGCGGACGGTGAGGCGACGGCGCAAAACGGGTCCGTTGGAGAACTGCTTTCTATCCTTTCCGATGGTAGCAACGGGCCTTATTCGCGCATCACCCCGAGCGGTTACCAGGACGCATGTACCGGAAACTACAAAAATGACACAGTCTTTGGCCCCGGTAATGTGGTTAAACCGATCGAATGGCCGGATGCGGTAGCGGGGCCGAAGAGCTTCGCCTGCCGCATTCCTGGTGCGATCCACGACCCACCGGAGCGCCCCGGCACGTGGGTTTATGAGACGCGCAACCCGACGCAAGTCCGCGTGGGCTTAGGCGGGTACTCAAGCTCTGTCCAAGCGTTCGTCATGGGCATCAACATGTCCCGCGTTGCGTTGCCACAGCAGCCCGTCAAGGTGGACAACCAAGACCTGGAAAACGCCGCGACCCGCCAGAAGACTACGTTCGACCCAGCGGGCATGTCCGTCTACCTGCGCCAGGGCACCGTGGACACGCCGATTCCTGTCACCGAGGGGAACACGGCAGGGGTTATTCGTGCGGGCTCGCCCGGCGCGTATACCGATTCCGTCGTCTACCGTTCTGCCGCCGCGGGTGATCAGAAGGCACTGGCCCTCGACCGCTACATCCCCATGTGGACCTGTACGCTCACCGACGGTGGTGGATCCGGTACATCCCACACCTTTACCAGCGGATCAGAGCCTTCTGAACTCCCCGTGAAGGTCAATAACAACAAATCCGAAGGTTGGAGCGAAGTCGTTGTCACCGACCCGAGTGGACGCTCGCCCAGTTGTTCCGTGGAATGGAAAAGCCGCTTTTCGCCTGCCCAGCTGCAGCTGAACAAAACGGTTGACGGCAGCGCCCAGAACTTCTCCGCCCTCCAGCTGCGCTCCTTCGATCTGCAGTATTCGTGTACGGACATCACGGTGTCCGATACGCGATTCAGCACTGCGTATCCCACGGTTGCGTTGACCAAGACTGTCACCCTTCAGCGTGGCCAGAGCAGCACTGTTAACACCCTGCCCCTCGGTGCACAGTGCACCGTCACGGAAACGACCGCGTCGAACGCTCCGCCTCCGGGAAGCAACCTTGACCTCCAATGGAACCCCTCGTCCACCCCGACTTCGGCGCCGTCCAATCCGAATCAAGGCAATAATTCCTACACGGTCAGGGTAGGCACGACTAACAAGGTCAACGCGTATAACCGCTACGACTATGCCACGGGCTCGCTGACTATAAGTAAGGAAACCGTAGGCGCGCCTGTCGACGACGGTTTCAACCTTTCCCCCTACAAGTTCGAGCTCATCTGCTCAGCCACTAACCTCGGCAGGCAGGAGGTGTCGCTCACGCTGACACGCACGGGAACGTCTGTCGGTGGAAGCGTGCGCGTCGATAATGTGCCCGTCGGCCAAGACTGTGCCGTGCGCCCCCTAACTGACCTGACCGAGCAGCAGAAAGAACAGGTGCGTTTCGACGGCCGCGTGGTCACGTTCGGCGGCGTGACCGTGCAGCCGGACGCTAACGCCTACCACTTCACACTGCCCGCGAGGCAGGGAGCGACAGGTGAGCTGCACTTCCGCACAAGCTACTCGTACAACCTGCGTGACATCACTCTGACCAAGGCTTACGACGGCACCGCCGCGAACAGCGCGGATCTGGCCGGCCTGACGTTTAACGTCAATTACAAGTGCACCACGCCCGCCAACAGGGCCCTCACCGGGGCGGTGACCGTCACCACGGCTACTGCGGCCACGATCAAGGACATCCCCGTCGGGTCCGCTTGCTACATGTGGGAGGACACCCCGGCGGATACCACGAACACCCGATTTGTGGGCGCTCGGTTCCAGGCGTCGGATAACGCGGATAGCGCCACGGTGGTGCAAAACTCTCATGGGCAGACGACAAAGCTGCTCACTGTCCGTGCGACGTCGGGAAGCGATAGGAACTCGGCGCTTCTAACGAACACCTTCGACTACCGCCTGGGTACCGTCTCGGTGCAGAAGATCGTGAACAGTGGCGGTGTCGTGGGTACGCTGCCGTCGACGTTCACGATGCGCTACAACTGCGGTACCCGGAATGTGGGCAACAGTGCTATCTCGCTGCAAGGAACCTTCACCGTCACAGGGGGAGGCTCGACCACGCTGACCTCGACGAACGCTGCGGTCAACGACCAGGGCGGGGCGATGGGTGTGCCCTACGGCAACACCTGCAAGTTCGAGGAAGACCAGCCGACACTGCCGGGTGGTGTGCGCTGGTCCAGCAACGTCCAAAGTGCGTCGGTGGTGGTGTCGAGCGCGACGAACTCGGCGACGGTGACCAATACGTTCACGCCAGTCGGCGACGGCCTGACCGTCACCCAGCACATGGGCGGTGAGACGTACCTCATGCCGTCAGACGAGTTGAGCTATTCCCTGTCGTGTACAACCCCAACGGGTGCGATCGTGGCAGAGACGGTGACGCCGACTAATGACAAGGAATTCAACGTCCCTGCCACAACTCTGCCCAAGGGTAGCCAGTGCACGATCGTTGAGACCTCCACCGAAACCAGTACCCGCACGAACTCGAACGGTGATCCGTTCAAGATTTCTCGCGCGATGACCGTCACCTACTCTGATGGCACGAACGGCACGACGGCGGTACCTCTCGGCGGGGTTTTTACCATCGGCGACCACTCAACGCTGAGCCTAACCGCGACCTACAACTACCTGAACTCCACGATCAAGGTCACAAAAAACGTGGTCTTCGACGCCACCGAGGACCTGATCTCGGAACAGCGTAAGCAGGTCCAGCGTGACCGCGAATACCCGGCCACGTTGTCGTGTATTCTTCCCGACGGCTCCCCGGGCGTCTCTCTCAAAGGAACCATTAAGCGCGGCGAGGTAATTACCCAGGACAACGTACCTGAGGGATCCACCTGTTCTGTCAGCGAGGACGACACGACAACTGCCGTCGGTATCACCTTGACGAAGAGCATCTTGGTCAATGATAAGGAGCAAGCTACCGGTAACTCAGCAGCTACCTTTGTGGCTCGCGAAGGCGAGGATGCGGTTGAGCTGGTCAACACCTTCACCCGTCGCATAACGTCGATGACCGTGCAGAAGGTCGCTGTCATGCCCGGCAACGTGCGCGAGCAGTACGCAGCCAGCAAACAAAACCTGCAGGACGCGCTCTACAAGCACAACTTCACCCTGGACTGCCGCGACCCCGAGACAGGCGATACCGCCGTCCTGTCCACGACGACGATGCAGATCAAGGGCGAGGAAAGTGTAAATTTCCCGCGGGTCCCGGTGGGGGCCGACTGCACAATCACCGGTGACCACTTCGGCTCGCTCAAGCTGACCATGACGGAAGACGGAACGGGTGACACCCTCAACGCCTTCCTGCGTCCGCAGAGCGTGGACTGGGTGGTTGACCGCACAGGTGGAAACAGCGTGTTTGACCAGGCTCTGAAGGGAGAGAAGACGACCTCCCCGGCTGTCTTGACGGTGGACGACGCTGCGGCCAACCACGTCGTGTTGACGAACCACTACGGATACGAGATGGCACCCGTAGCCCTGCAAAAAACAACAACCGGACGCACCGAGGATCTAAAGTTGATCGGCGAGGACACTCGCTTCAACTTCGCGGTGCAGTGCAAGGCGATTGGGTACCAAACGAGCTCGCTGAGCGACGGCAGGTACACCATTCCCTCTGCCCTCGGCAAGAGTGACTTCGCGTCCTCGTCCAGCGACGATAATTCAACGTGGACCTACACATCGAAAAACGTGCCAGTGCCCGCGGGTTCGCTGTGCCGCATGCAGGAGCTTCTGCCTACAAGCAGCCCGCAAGAGTTGCAAATAACGGGCAACCCCTCGGTTGCGGAGGTCCGCGCCCCCGATCCGGGTACGACTGACCCACAAGTGTTCTCTTTCACCAACACTGTGACGCGCCGGACGACCCCCGTGCGCTTGGTGCTTCGCGAGGACGGTTACCTCAATGGTGCCTCGGCCGCCGGGTACACCGCCAAAATTACGTGCAAGACGGGTGGGGCAGGAACGATTGAGAAGACCTTCCCCCGCAGCGAGGTAACCACGGGCTCTCTGCCCACGAGCAACGGTGCTCCGAGTAGCGACGGCATTGTCAACCTGCCCGTCGGCACGGATTGCACCATTTCCTACGGCGACAGTCCCGCGCTCGCCGCCCGCGGCGAGGTCGAGGTGACCGCCGGAAACCGCCGGCCATTTATGCGCTTCGCACGCTGGGAGAATAATAATTACTACGGTGGCACATCCACGCTTTCGGATACCCCTCCCTCCAGCGTGGCTGACAAGACGTACACCTACGACTTCAAGGTCGCTCCGGACGCCCCCTCCACAGCGGATACGCTGGTCATCGGCGCATCGTTCTTCCACCCGCGCGCGACCTATGATGTTGCCTTCACAAAGAAGTCCGAGGGCGAAGCAGGCGAAGGAAAGACCTTTACTTTCGACGCCAACTGTGGATCCAAAAACGACGAATTCACCCTCACCGCGGGCAAGACCCACAAGATCCAGGGCGTACCCGTCGGCTCCTCGTGCGCGGTCACAGAAACCGATGACGGCAACGACAAGGTCAACCCCGTTATGAGCGTGACTGATACCGGCGCGTTCATCGATGCCAAGGTCAACGCCGCCAACGACGGCGATAATTCCGTGTCGTTCACGGTGCTCCCGACGACCAAGGACGACACGTCCCGCAGCGGTGACAAGTGGTCGCTGACGGCACTGAACCGGTTCCCCGGTATGAAGGTGGAAAAGAAGATCGCCGGCACGCCCGTTAGCGCCGTGACCGGGGCGGTTATCGACCGCGCCATTCTTCCCGACAACGCCGCCTACATGGACATCACCTACACGGTAACCAATAACGGTGCGTTTGACGTCTCGAACATCGCTCTGAAAGAGGAATCCCTCATCGGTCGCACGGTCAGTGCAGCGCCGAGCGGAGCGACCCCCCAGGCGTTGGTTGGTGGCAACGCGGAACGAATCGCGTTGGTCGCAGACAGCGGCGTTGTGATCGGGCCGGACGGCCTGATCCCATCCAGCGCGTGCTCTGTCGTCGGAGCGTCGCTGAAGCCGTCGGAAAGTGTTTCGTGCACGGTCCGCGTTGATATTTCCAACGAGCCGAAGGACAAGACGTTCTCCTACTCGGGCACGGTCGAAGCCACGGCCACGGCCAATGGAGCCAGCGTACAGGGCGGGGTAGAGGCTGACGCCAAATACGGCGCCCTACGCCTGACCGGCATCATCGGGGCTCTGCTGCCGGATACCGGCCAGCAGACCCTGGTTCTGCTCCTCCTGCTGGGCCTACTCATCTTCGGCTACGGCGCGTGGCGATACCTGAGGCGAGACGACGAGGTTGATCCTGAGCACGCAGCGGAAGGAGGTCGCCATGAAATGCGCTAA
- a CDS encoding lipase family protein, with the protein MNTDTEWFEVPSDTVPAAPRGAATYRVRYVAPGARGDVPMTGLVTVPDTPRSDGAILSWAHGTTGLSTGSAPSLHTAGDPIERYIPHWTAYLQRWLDDGFIITQPDYEGLGVDGVPATYMHRGSLASSITRLVEETTAQFSTDGTWVNTGFSQGGYASLAASDSPAEGLAATISIAPGDTELVNKNLRRMGIRPVDVAKMLKGRAVRFFPLVIAGAQNAFEDVDASEFLSERGAELVRKAEELTLPELGDEVHDTSGGELFLSQASTKHMQDQLDEQRLELMTPQGPVYIVAGTEDTTVNRESIKSNVKTWASRGVSVQYAEVADSNHNTSVANSYEMQRDWLKAYVG; encoded by the coding sequence ATGAACACCGACACCGAGTGGTTCGAAGTTCCCAGCGACACGGTCCCCGCCGCTCCGCGCGGGGCGGCGACCTATCGGGTGCGGTACGTAGCCCCCGGTGCACGAGGTGACGTCCCGATGACGGGCCTGGTCACCGTGCCCGACACCCCCCGCAGCGACGGCGCCATCCTCAGCTGGGCCCACGGCACGACGGGCCTATCCACCGGCAGCGCCCCCTCCCTGCACACCGCAGGCGACCCGATCGAGCGCTACATCCCCCACTGGACCGCGTACCTACAACGCTGGCTGGATGACGGATTCATCATCACCCAGCCCGACTACGAGGGCCTGGGTGTCGATGGGGTGCCCGCGACGTATATGCACCGGGGTTCGCTCGCCTCCTCCATCACCCGTCTTGTCGAGGAAACAACGGCCCAGTTCTCCACCGACGGCACCTGGGTGAACACCGGCTTCAGCCAGGGTGGCTACGCCTCCCTCGCAGCGTCCGACTCCCCCGCCGAGGGCCTCGCCGCCACCATCTCCATCGCGCCCGGTGACACGGAGCTGGTGAACAAGAACTTGCGCCGCATGGGGATACGCCCGGTGGACGTCGCAAAGATGCTCAAAGGCCGCGCCGTGCGCTTCTTCCCTCTCGTCATCGCAGGCGCGCAGAACGCGTTTGAGGACGTGGACGCGAGCGAGTTCCTCAGCGAGCGCGGAGCCGAGCTCGTGCGCAAGGCCGAGGAGCTGACCCTGCCAGAGCTCGGGGACGAAGTACACGACACCTCCGGCGGCGAACTGTTCTTATCCCAGGCGAGCACGAAGCACATGCAAGACCAGCTCGATGAACAACGCCTCGAACTCATGACACCGCAGGGCCCCGTCTACATCGTGGCCGGCACGGAGGACACCACCGTCAACCGCGAATCCATCAAGTCGAACGTGAAGACGTGGGCCTCGCGGGGTGTGTCGGTGCAATACGCCGAGGTCGCGGATTCAAACCACAACACGTCAGTGGCGAACAGCTACGAGATGCAGCGGGACTGGCTGAAGGCATATGTGGGGTAA
- the ppk2 gene encoding polyphosphate kinase 2, whose protein sequence is MADQNADDMPMLDLAQIEGYWVDDSDEDDPVLLQADGTPIETWRENYPYDERMSRDEYEKVKRALQIELLKWQNWTKETGQRHIILFEGRDAAGKGGSIKRFNEHLNPRGARTVALEKPSPRESTSWYFQRYIEHFPAAGEIVFFDRSWYNRSGVERVMGFCTESQHAEFLREVPMLENMILGSGISLTKFWFSVTQKEQRTRFAIRQVDPVRQWKLSPMDLASLDKWDDYTRAKEEQFRYTDTDESPWITIKSNDKKRARVNAMRYILSKFEYTNKDHEVVGEPDPQIVKRGRDQIGD, encoded by the coding sequence ATGGCTGACCAGAACGCTGACGACATGCCGATGCTCGACCTCGCCCAGATCGAGGGCTACTGGGTCGACGATTCTGACGAGGACGACCCGGTCCTCCTCCAGGCCGACGGCACGCCCATTGAGACGTGGCGCGAGAACTACCCCTACGACGAACGCATGAGCCGCGACGAGTATGAAAAGGTCAAGCGCGCGCTGCAGATCGAGTTGCTGAAGTGGCAGAACTGGACCAAAGAAACCGGCCAGCGCCACATCATTCTCTTTGAGGGGCGCGACGCCGCGGGCAAGGGCGGCAGCATCAAGCGTTTCAACGAGCATCTCAATCCGCGTGGGGCTCGTACGGTGGCGCTGGAGAAGCCGTCGCCAAGAGAAAGCACGTCCTGGTACTTCCAGCGCTACATCGAGCACTTCCCTGCGGCTGGGGAGATCGTGTTCTTTGACCGCTCCTGGTACAACCGCTCCGGCGTCGAGCGCGTCATGGGCTTTTGCACCGAGTCGCAGCACGCCGAGTTCCTCCGCGAGGTGCCCATGCTGGAGAACATGATCCTCGGCTCCGGCATCTCGCTGACGAAGTTCTGGTTCTCCGTCACCCAAAAAGAGCAGCGCACCCGCTTTGCCATCCGCCAGGTCGACCCGGTGCGGCAGTGGAAGCTCTCGCCGATGGACCTGGCCAGCCTGGACAAGTGGGACGACTACACGCGCGCCAAGGAGGAGCAGTTCCGCTACACGGATACTGACGAGTCCCCCTGGATCACCATCAAGTCCAACGACAAGAAGCGCGCCCGCGTCAACGCGATGCGCTACATCCTGAGCAAGTTCGAGTACACGAACAAGGACCACGAGGTCGTCGGCGAGCCGGACCCGCAGATTGTCAAGCGTGGACGCGACCAGATCGGTGATTAA
- a CDS encoding excalibur calcium-binding domain-containing protein: MQQDTRPAALVPAPAPATAPQRAQTTSASYANCTAVWNAIEGPIYAGQDGYGSHLDKDGDGVGCEKDPR; the protein is encoded by the coding sequence GTGCAGCAAGATACCCGACCCGCAGCCCTAGTACCGGCACCCGCTCCGGCAACGGCCCCGCAGCGCGCGCAAACAACCTCGGCGTCCTACGCCAACTGCACCGCTGTATGGAATGCGATCGAAGGTCCGATTTACGCAGGTCAAGATGGTTATGGGAGCCACCTAGACAAAGATGGCGACGGCGTCGGGTGCGAAAAGGACCCGCGCTAG
- a CDS encoding enoyl-CoA hydratase-related protein — protein MDATRSVIKTETRGEVTLITLDRHEKRNALSTSLTRSLIDAITTASETSRAIVLTGTGTAFCSGADLDEDKQGGDFFEVLTDLLNLVRRVPVPVIAYVNGPAIGAGMMLAMVCDIRVAAEPAVFGLPVGDMAIGVEGEIVQLLATLVGGGRARSMLLAGTSLASEDSVACGMCVPGEFSDALALASRCAAKAPLTLRNVKAEFAPDLFSVEERDSFRAAAYASEDIVEGARARREKRAPRFVGR, from the coding sequence GTGGACGCGACCAGATCGGTGATTAAGACCGAAACGCGCGGCGAGGTCACCCTGATCACCCTCGACCGGCACGAAAAGCGCAACGCGCTTTCCACGTCCTTGACGCGCTCGCTTATCGACGCCATTACAACCGCCTCCGAAACCTCCCGCGCCATCGTTCTCACCGGCACCGGAACCGCCTTCTGCTCAGGTGCGGACCTCGACGAGGACAAACAGGGCGGCGACTTCTTCGAGGTGCTGACCGACCTTCTGAACCTGGTCCGTCGCGTGCCCGTGCCCGTCATCGCGTATGTGAACGGCCCGGCGATCGGTGCGGGCATGATGCTGGCGATGGTCTGCGACATCCGCGTGGCTGCCGAGCCTGCCGTGTTTGGCTTGCCGGTGGGGGACATGGCCATTGGTGTGGAGGGCGAGATTGTTCAGCTCCTCGCTACTCTTGTCGGGGGCGGGAGAGCGAGATCCATGCTCCTGGCCGGGACGTCCTTGGCCAGCGAAGACTCCGTGGCCTGCGGCATGTGCGTGCCCGGTGAGTTCTCTGACGCCCTGGCTTTGGCGTCCCGGTGCGCCGCCAAGGCTCCGCTGACGCTGCGCAATGTGAAAGCCGAGTTCGCTCCGGACCTGTTCAGCGTGGAGGAGCGTGACTCCTTCCGAGCTGCCGCGTATGCGTCCGAGGACATTGTGGAGGGGGCGCGGGCCAGGCGGGAGAAGCGGGCGCCGCGGTTTGTGGGGCGGTAA